The Streptomyces sp. NBC_01463 DNA window AGGGACGCGGCCGGCGGGCTCGATCTCGGCCCGCTGTGGCTGCTGATGAACGAGCGCGGTCACAGCCCGGACTTCTTCTGCCCGCCGCCGCAGGGGCCCCTCACCACCTTCGAGGAGGAGATCGCGGGGGTGCGGGCCGTCGATCCGGCGCTGGCGCGGGAGGACATGGTGCTGGCGCTCGCCGGCCGGCCGGGCGCGCTGGACTCCCCCGCCGGGCGTGCGCTGCTGGCCGATCCCGCGCGGACCGTGCGGGAGCTGGCCGATCTGCTGGAGCGGGCCTGGCGGGCGCTGATCGAGCCGCACTGGCCCCGGCTGCGCGCCCTGCTGGAGGCCGATGTGGCCTACCACTCGCGGCGGCTGGCGGCGGTCGGCTTCGAACGGCTGCTGGGTGAGCTGAGTCCGCAGCTGAGCTGGGCGGACTCGACGCTCACCATCGCCCGCACGTCGGGCCGGCACACCCGGGTGCTCGGCGGGCAGGGGCTGGTGCTGATGCCGTCCGTCTTCGCCTGGCCGAACGTGGTCGGCGGCTTCGAGCCGCCCTGGCTGCCCGCGGTGATCTACCCGGCGCGCGGCATCGGCGGACTGTGGACGGAGCCCGCCGACAGCACCCCGGACACGCTCGCCCGGCTGCTGGGGCGGGCGCGCGCCGACGTCCTGTGCGCGCTGGACGAGCCGGCGGGCACCACGGCGCTCGCCCACCGCCTCGGCCTCGCCCCGTCCTCCGTGTCGGAGCACCTGTCGGTGCTGCGGGCGTCCGGGCTGCTGACGTCGCGCCGCTACGGCCACCAGGTGCTGTACGAACGGACGCCGCTCGGCATCGCGCTGGCCGTGCCGCAGCACCCGTAGCCACGGCAGGTCACAGGCCCAGCGTGCTGAGGCGGTCCTCGTAGCGGATGGCGAGGTCCTCGGGCTCGTCGGCCGGCTGGTCCCACATGCCGTCCAGCTCGGCCCGGACGGCGGCGGGCAGTGCCTCGTAGCGCCGGCTCCACGAGTCGCCGTCCGGCATCCAGTAGCCGACGACCTTGAAGCGCCCCGCCGGCAGCCCGAGTTCCCTGCGCAGATAGCGGCGTACGGCACGCAGCGCGTCCGTCTGGCCGGCGACCCACACGTAGCCGCCGGTCAGGTCCGTGCCGGGCGGGACCGCGGCGGCGACCAGTTCGGCCAGCCGGCTGGGGCCGTGGCCGTTGCCGCCGTAGGTCCAGGTCGCCCGGACACCTGGCCGGTCCGGGAGCGGCTGCACGCAGGACGCGTCGGGGACCTCCAGGACCGCCCGGGTCGTGATGTGGCCCCGGCTGTTCTCGACGAGGCGCCCGACGGCGGGCAGACCGCTCAGGTCGGAGACGAGGACCTGCCAGGAGAGGTCGTCGGGCGGACTGTAGAGGCCGGTCGGGGAGTTGAGGCCGATCACGTCCCCGGGGCGGGCGGCGGCGGCCCAGGTGGACGCCGTCCCGTGGCCGTGCAGCACGAAGTCGATGTCGATCTCGCCGGTCTCCGGGCGGGCCGCACGGACGGTGTAGGTGCGCACCGGGGCCTCGGGCCGCCCTTCGGGGGTCTGCCAGCCGCCGTTCTCCGTCGCGTCGGGCAGGGAGACGTCGGTGCGGTCGGGGCCGTGCGGGAGGAACAGCCGGACGTACTCGTCGCCGACGCCGGTGGAGGTGAACGCGGCGAGGCCCTCGCCGTGGAACGTGATGCGGACCATGGTCGTGGTGAGCGGCCGGACGCGGGCCACCACGGCGCGGTGAATGGTCATGAGTGCTGCTCCTTCAGGTGCGGGGTCGGGGTCGGGATCGGGTGCGTGGCCGGGCCCGGAACCGGGCCGGGACGGGGCACGGTGGCGGCGCGGTTGCCGGTGTACGCCTGCCAGAGCGCGGCGTACTCACCGGCGGCGGCGAGCAGTTCGTCGTGCGTGCCCTGCTCGGCGACCTCGCCGCGGCGGAGCAGCAGGATGCGGTCCGCGTCGCGCGCCTGCTCCAGGCGGTGCGCCACGATCACGCTGGTGCGGTCCCGTGTGACGCGTGCGAGTGCCGTCCGCAGCTGGGTGCGGGTCTGCGGGCCCGACTGGGCGGTGGCCTCGTCCAGGACGACGATGTCCGGGTCGGCGAGGAGCGCGCGGGCCAGCGCGAGGTGCTGGAGCGCCCCGTCGTCGAGGGCGACGCCGCTGGCGCCGAGGACGGTGCCGAGCCCCGGCTCCGCCTCCAGCGCCCAGCCGGCCCCGGTCTCGTGCAGGGCGAGGCGGAGTTCGTCGTCGGTGGCGGCGGGCCGGGCGATCCGGAGGTTGTCCGCCAGGGTGCCGCCGAACAGATGGGTCTCCTGGGTGACCAGATAACGGGACGGGGTCCGGCCGTCCCGCGGTCCGCCGGTGTCGATCTCCCCGCGGTCGGGTACGGCCAGGCCCGCGATCAGATGGGCCAGGGTGCTCTTCCCGGATCCGCTGGCGCCGACGAGCGCGAGGCTCGTCCCCGGGGGCACGTGGAGGGAGACGTCGCGCAGGGCGTGACGGGTGCCGTCGTACGAGAACGAGACGCCCTTCACGTCGATGCCCGGGCTGCGCGGCGGCCGGTCCGCTCCCCCGGTCCGGCCGCCGGCCGCGGTGCCGGTGTCCCGGCCCAGGTCGGTGACGCCGACGAGCCGGGACAGTCCGGCAGTCGCCCGCTGGATGTCGTCCAGGCTTCCCAGGAGCGCCCCGACCGGGCCGAAGAGGCGGTGGAAGTACAGCGCGGCGGCCGTGGCGGCGCCGACCGAGACGGCCCCGGAGCGGAGGAGCACGAAGCCCGTGCCGAGCACGGCGGCGAGTCCGAGGAACTCCGCGGCGTTGAGCAGCCCCGTGAACCGGTTGCGCAGCCGGACACCGTCGCGCTGGCGGGCGATGGCCTGTTCGCTGTGTGCGGCCAGTGCGGCGAGGTGCCGGTCCTGGGTCCGGTACGTGCGGATCGTCTCGGCCCCGTGCACCGCCTCGATGACGGACTGGCCGCGGGCGGACTCCAGCCGGCGGATGTCCGCGTAGACCGGGTGCGAGCGGGCGAGGAAGCTCCGGGTGGCGAGGATGTGGACGGGCAGGCAGACGAGGCCGGCCAGGGCCAGCCGTACGTCGAGGACCGCGAGGCCCACCAGGCTCAGGCCGATGGTGAAGGTCGCGGCGGTGATGTCGGGAAGGACCTCGGAGGCCGCTTCGGAGACCGCCTCGACATCGCGGGTCACGCGGGAGACGACGTCGGAACTGTCCGAGGACTCCAGCGTGCGCGCCGGAAGGTGGACCGCGGTCTCGAACACGTCCTCGCGCAGGGCGGCGAGCACGCCCTGGACGAGGACGACGAGCATCCGGCCGCCGGCGTACGCGAGCGCCGCCCCGGCGGCGGCGACGAGCACGAGCGCGACGCCGAGCACGGTGACGCGGCCCCGGCCGCCGTCGTCCGCGACGGTGTCCACGAGGCCGCCGAGGAGCGGGGGCGTGGCGAGGGTGACGGCCGAGCCGCCGAGCAGGGTGAGCAGGGCGAGGGCGAGCCGGCCGCGGTGCGCGCCGAGCCGGCGGACGAGTTCCCGCCGGGTGCGGCGGGGGCCGGCGATGGGCAGGGTGCCGTGCGCGGGGGTCACCTGGCGGTTCCGTTCGGTTCGGGTGCGGCGCCGCCGAGGTCGACGACCCGGTCGCAGGCGGAGAGCAGGATGTGGCTGCTGGTGATCAGGAGTGTCGTGGCGGGCAGGCCGCGCAGCCCTGCGGCGATGCGCTGTTCGGTCACCGGGTCGACCGCGGTGGTGGGTTCGTCGAGGACGACGAGGTCGGCGCCGCTGTGCAGCGCGCGGGCGAGCAGCAGGCGCTGGCGCTGGCCGCCGGAGAGCCTGCGGCCGTGCTCGCCGACCTCGGCCCGGTCGCCCCCGATCCGTTCGAGTACGTCGTCGAGCATGGCGGCCCCGAGCACCGCCGGGTCGCTCTCTTCGCCCGCCGGGGTGAGGTTTGCGCGCAGGGTCCCGGAGAACACCGCGCCGTGGTGGGGCGGGGCCGTGATCCGGGCGCGCACCGGATCCGGGCCGAGGTCGACGGCGTCGACGCCGTCCAGCAGGAGTTCACCGCGGCCGAGCGGGACGCGGTAGCCGAGCCGGTCGCTGAGTTCCCTGGCGTGCCCGGGGTGACGGGGGACGACGCCGAGGAGTTCGCCGGGCCGCAGGTCGAGGGGTGTGCCGTGCTCGGGCGGGTGCCAGCGCAGCGCGGGCACGGCGGTGGCGGCGGTCTCCGTGAGGGCCGCGACGGGCGGGATCAGCGGGGGTTCGTCCAGCAGGTCGCCCAGCCGCCGGGCGGAGGCCCGCTTGTGGATCCAGTTGGAGGCGAACGTGCCGACATGGGCCAGTGAGCCCTGGAGGAACTGGGCGAGTCCGAGGACGGTGACCAACTGGCCGACGGTGATGCTGCCGTCGAGGGCGAGATACCCCGAAGCCGTCGCAAGCGCGGCGAGGAACACCCCCGACAGGAGCAGGCTGAGGCTCCCGTAGGCCAGGACCGAGCGGGAGGCGGCCACGGCGCCGCGCCGCGACGCGCCGCTCGCGACGCGGTAGCGGCGGGCGGCCTCCGCACGGGCGTTCATGCCGATGACCACCCGGAGTCCGGTGATCATGTCGGTCGCCACCTCGCCGGCCCGGGCCGCCGCGCCCTGTTCGGTCATGCCCCGTGCCTCCAGCGGCATCGAGACCCTGCGCATCACGACGAGCACCAGGACCGTGCCGGCGATGACGCCGAGGCCCAGGGGTACGGAGATCACGAGTAGCGCCGTCGACGCCGTGAGGATCGCGGTGACGGTCGCGGCCTGCTGGGCGACGCTCCAGGAGACCCCGGCGACCCGGTAGGTGTCGGACGAGACCAGGGAGAGCGCCTCGCCCGGCCCCGGCCGGCGGCGCAGCGAGCGCGGGTCGAGCAACCGGGTCATCACCCGTTGCCGCAGCGCGTGTTCGCCGTATCCGTAGACGTCCACCATGGCGGTGGACGCCCGCTGGTACGACAGGGACAGGACGACGAAGACCACGCCGAGCACGCCGAGCCACCCCAGCAGCGCGGCGCGGTCCGACGGCACCAGGGCCCGGTCGATGACGACGCCGATGAGCACCGGGACCAGTGCCTCGCACAGCTGGTGGACCATGAACGCGAGGGTGACGAGGGTGAGCCGGCGGCCGCGCCCGTCGCGCAGGAGCGCCACCCGGAACAGCGCCGTGACGGAGTTCGGCCCGAGCCCTGCGGGACGGGTCTCCCGGGTCGCCCTCACCGGGTGTCCCGCTGCCGGCCCAGCGGGATGACCATGGGGGTGCCGGTGACCGGGTCGGGGACGACCTGGCAGGGCAGGTCGAACACGTCCTCCACCAGGGCGGCGGTCACGACCTCCCGCGGGGTGCCCTCGGCGACGACCCGGCCGTCGCGCATGGCGATGAGATGGCTCGCGTAGCGGGCCGCGTGGTTCAGGTCGTGGAGGACGGCGACGAGGGTGTGCCCGGCGCGGTGCAGATCGGTGAACAGCTCCAGCAGGTCGATCTGGTGGGCGATGTCGAGGAACGTGGTCGGTTCGTCCAGCAGCAGGACCGGGGTCTGCTGGGCGAGGACCATCGCCACCCAGACGCGTTGGCGCTGGCCTCCGGAGAGTTCGTCGACCGGCCTGCCGGACAGCTCCGTGACGGAGGTGGCCGCCATGGCGTCCCGTACGGCCTGCTCGTCCTGCCGGGTCCACTGGCGCATCAGCTTCTGGTGCGGGTGGCGTCCGCGGGAGACGAGGTCGGCGACGGTGATCCCGTCGGGCGCGAGCGAGGTCTGCGGGAGCAGCCCGAGGGTGCGCGCCACTTCCCTGGAGCCGTACTCCGCGATGGACCGGCCGTCGAGGACGACCTTTCCCGCGGTGGGCTTCAGCAGCCGGGACACGGCACGCAACAGGGTCGACTTGCCGCAGGCGTTGGGGCCGATGATCACGGTGAACGAACGGTCCGGGATCGCGATGTCCAGATGCTCCGACACGGGCCGCCGGCCGTAGCCGAGGGACGCGTCGAGCACCTCCAGACGGGCCGGGACCGGGGTCCCGGTGCGCTGTGTCGTGATGGTCACGGGTACTCCTCGCGGATGGGCGGGCTCGGGGCGGCGGGACGGTGGGGCGGCTGCGGTCATCCGCGCCGTCCCGCGTACTGGCGGGCGAGCAGCCAGGCCAGATAGGCGCCGCCGACGCACACCGTGACGACGCCCACCGGCAGGTCGACGCGCTGGGCGATGAAGTCGGCGCCGGCCAGGACCGCGGCGCCGGTCAGCGCCGCCGGGACGATCCGCACCGTGGTGGAGCCGCGGGTCAGCCGCTGGGCGATCTGCGGGGCCGCGAGCGCGATGAACGAGATCGGGCCGACGGCGGCGGTCACGAGCGCGGTGAGCGCCACTCCGACGAGCGTGGCCGCGAGCCGGGCGCGCTGCGCCCTGACGCCGAGGGCCACGGCCGCGTCGTCGCCCAGTTCCAGGTGGACCAGGGGCCGCGCCACCGCCGCCGAACAGATCAGCAGGACGACGAAGACGCCCGCCGTCACCCGCAGTTGCTCGAAGCCGAGGCCGCTGAGGGACCCCGCTCCCCAGGTCGCCGCCAGCATGGCCTGCTGCGGGTTGACGGACAGGAGGAGCATCGAGGTGAGGGACGAGAGGAACGCGCCGACGGCGATCCCGACGATGATGAGCCGGAAGGGGGCCAGCCCGCCCCGGTAGGCCAGCAGATACACCAGTAGTGCGGTGAGCGCCCCGCCGATCAGCGAACCCGAGGCGACGGCCAGGTAGTCGGCGGTGCCCAGCAGCAGCAGCACCACGCTCGCGCCGGCGTACGAACCGGAGGCGAAGCCGATCACGTCGGGCGAGCCCAGCGGGTTCTTGGTGAGCGACTGGAAGAGCGCGCCGCTGATGGCGAGTGCCGCGCCGCAGACGATCGCGAACAGCAACCGGGGCAGCCGCCAGTCCACGACCACCAGCCGGTCCCGGGGGTCGGCGTCCGGGTCGAACAGGGCGGACAACACCTGGACCGGGGTGAGCCGGATGGATCCCGTGGCGAGGGTGAGGACGCCGAGGGCGGCCACGGTGACGGCCAGGGCGGCGCAGACGAGGACGGAGCGCCGCTCGACCCGCAGGGCCAGGCCGGTCCGCCGCCAGGTCCAGACCCGCCGGCCGAAGTCGACCCGGTCCGGTGCGGCCGGCTCGTCCGTCGTTCCGGTGGCCGCGGCCGGGGCGGTGGTCCCGTCGGTCGCGGGCGGGTTCGTTGTTCCGGTGGTCACAGGGTGCTCACCTTCCGGCGCCGGACGAGGGCGACGAGGACGGGGGCGCCGACGAGCGCGGTGACGAGGCCGACCCGCATCTCGCCGGAGGGCAGGACCACGCGCCCGATGATGTCGGCGGCCAGCAGGAAGGCGGGCGCGGCGACGATCGTGACGGGCAGGATCCACCGCTGGTCGGGTCCGGTGAACCAGCGCACGACGTGGGGCACCATCAGCCCGACGAACGAGATCGGGCCGGCGACGGCGACGGAGGTCCCGGCGAGCAGGGTGACGGCGATGACCAGGACCACCCGGGTCAGCGCGAGCCGGGTGCCCAGGGACCGGGCGAGGTCGTCGCCGAGCGCCAGCGCGTTGAGCGAGCCGGCGCTGCACAGTCCGAGGACGAGCCCGGCGCCGATCAGCGGCAGGGCGATGGGGAGGATGTCGAGGGACCGGCCGCCGATGGAGCCGACACCCCAGAACCGCATCACGTCGAAGGTGGTCGTGTTCTTGAGCGCCGTGGCGGAGGTGAAGCCGCCGCACACGGCGGTGAACGCGACGCCCGCGAGGGTGAGTTTGACCGGGCTGCCCCGGTCGGCGCCGATCGAGCCGAGCGTGTAGACGAGCACGGTCAGCCCGAAGGCCCCCGCCAGCGCGAACCAGATGAACTGGCCGGCGCCGGTGTACCCAAGCACGGCGACGGCGAAGGTCACCGCGAGGCTCGCGCCCGCGTTCACCCCGAGGATGCCCGGATCGGCCAGGGGGTTACGGGTGAACGCCTGGATCAGTGCGCCGCTGAGGCCGAGGGCCGCGCCGACGACCAGCCCGATCACCGTGCGCGGCACGCGCAGTTCGCGCACCATCACGTGTTCGTCGGAGTCGTCGAAGTGGAACAGCGCGTCCCACACGGTGCCGGGGGCGATGGACCGGGCGCCGACCATCACGCTGAGGACGGCGACGGCGAGCAGCAGCACGAGCGCGGTCAGCAGGATCAGCAGGCGGGTCCGGGTGCGCGGTGCCGGGCCCGCGCCGCGGCGCGGGCCCGGCGCATCGTGCGCCGTACCGGTGGTGGGGTCACCCGTGGGTGGGGCGGTCGTCATGGTTGTCCTTGGAAGTGGGCGTCACCCGGGGAGGCGGCGGACGGCGGTCAGGAGTCCGCGCCGGTGCTGCCCTTGCCCGCGACGGCGTCGGCGAGCATCGGGACGTAGCGCTCCAGGGCCCAGGGGATGGAGAGCACGGACGGGCCGCTGGTGGCCATGCCCAGGGTCGGGTCCTGCACGAACGCGTAGTTCTTCGCGGCGATCGGCTTCCAGCGCGAGAACAGCGGGTCCTTGAGCGTGTACGGGACCTCGTCGGCGCCGTTGGCCCAGCCGACGAAGACGTCGGCCTCGATCGTGTCGAGCTTCTCCAGGCTGACTCCGCCGTACCAGTTGGTGCCCTTCGCGGTGGACGCGATGGCCTTCATCGACGGGGTGTTCTCGAAGCCCATCTCGGTCAGCAGCCGGACGCGGGCGTCGTAGTTGAGGTAGAGACCGAGCTCCGTCGAGCCGGGGGTGAGGGCGAGTCCGTACGTGAACGTCCTGCCCTTGAACTCGGGGTGCTCCCGGGTCACCGCGGTCAGCCGGCCCTGGACGTCGGTGACGAGGCCCTCGGCCTTCTTCGTCTCGCCCATGGCCTTGCCGATGGTGCGGGTCATCTCCTGCCAGGTCCCGCCGTCCCAGGGCTTGTTCAGGTACGGGACGGTGGGGGCGATCTCGGAGAGGCGCTTGTAGTCGACGTCGGAGATGCCGGAGTACAGGCCGACGATGAGGTCCGGCTTCAGCGAGAGGATCTGCTCGAAGTCGATCTCGCCCGCGTCGCCGTAGTTCAGCGTCTCGGGCAGCGGCCCGCCGAGCTTCTCGACCGTGCTGCGGAACCAGGGGGTGTAGCCCTGCTTGTCGCCGCCCCACTGCTCGTCGACGCCGACGGGGACGGTGCCCAGTGCCGCGACCACGTCGAGCGACATCCAGCTGACCGCGACGACGCGCTTCGGCTTCGCCTTGATCGTCGTGGTCCCGTGGCCGTGCTTGATGCTCACCGGGAAGGCGGCCGAGGCGGCACCGGCCCGCACCTTGGCCGTGTCCGGTTCGGACCCGCCGCTGCCGCAGCCCGCCAGCACCACGACGGCGGCGATCGTCAGCGTCACGAGGCGCGCCACGGCGCCCGGTCTGCGTCCTGCCGGGATGGAAGGGGACATGCTTCTCCTCGGTTCTTCAGCGTTCGGTTAGGTAACCCTCACCTAACTGAAAACTAAAGAACCGGGCCGCCCGGAGGGGACGCGGACCGGCCATGATGTGTCGAGATTCGGCCACGTACAGGATTGACGGGACCCTGCCCCGGGGACGTGCTCAGTGGCCGGACTGCGCCGGCACCGTCTGCTCGCGCAGATACCCGGTCGGACTGACGCCGGTCACCCGGCGGAAGGCGGCCGAGAACGCGCTCGTCGTGGAGTAGCCGCAGCGGTGCGCGACCAGGTTGACGGGGCGGCCCTGCGCCAGCAGCGTCGTCGCCTCGGACATCCGGACCAGCGAACGCCACCGCGCGAAGGACATGCCGACATCGCGGCCGAACGCCCGGTTGACGGTGCGTACGCTCAGCGCGTGCCGCGCCGCCCAGGCCTCCAGCGAGAGTTCGCTCTCCGGGTCACGCATGACGTCGTCGGCCAGGGCGCGGATCCGCGCGTCCGCCGGGACGGGGACGTCGATGGCGGGACACGGGTCCTCCTCCAGAAGCTCGATGACGACGCGCTGGGTCCGCAGCCGGAGATCGTCGGGCATCGGGGTGGCGTCGAGGTGGAGCAGCATCTCCTGGAGGGCGCGCCGCACCCTCAGCGGGCGCTGGGCGGTCCAGTGCGGCGGGATCGCCGCGCTGGTCACGTACGTGTAGCAGCTCACGCTGCCCGGATCGGACCAGGAGTCGTGCGGGGTGCCGGGCGGCAGCCAGATCCCCTGGCCGGGCACGAGCCGGCGCACGGTGTCGCGGGTGTGCAGCGTCAGCGAGCCGTGGTGCGGCCAGACCAGGAGCCCGTCGGAGTGGGTGTGCACGCCGGGGACGACGGGCACGGCCGGCGGGGATCCGTCGAAGACGGCGGTGGCGAGCAGATAGGGGGCGGTCACCTCGGCGCCGCCCGCCGACGGCTCGGCCCATCGGAGCGCGACCGCCGGACGCGTTTCGCCGCGCTCGCGGACCGGGACTGTAGCCAGCATGAACTTAGGTTACCCTAACCCGCCCTCGCCCGGCGGTCCGCCGGAGCGCGAGGACGGGCGGGACGCGGCGTCAGTCCGCGAGGTAGCGTTCGACCGTCTCGACCTTGGAGGTCAGACCGTCGGTGACACCCGGACGGATGTCGGCCTTGAGCACGAGGGAGACCCGGCCGGCGCGCGCCTCGACGGCCTGAACGGCGCGCTTGACGACGTCCATGACCTCGTCCCACTCCCCCTCGATGGAGGTGAACATGGCGTCGGTGCGGTTGGGCAGCCCGGACTCGCGGACGACCCGGACGGCGTCGGCGACGTACTCGCCGACGTCCTCGCCGACACCCAGCGGACTGACGGAGAAGGCGACGATCATGCGCTGACCGTGCCTTCCCGGCGGGCCCGGGCGGCGATGACGCCGTCGGCCTCGTAGCGCTTGAGCACCTTGTCGCCGTACAGACCGCCGAACGGCAGCACGCAGAGCAGGAAGAAGAACGCGACCCGCTTGAGCGGCCACTTGGTCTTGTTCCAGACGTCCAGCAGCAGGACGACGTAGATCACGAAGAGCACGCCGTGCAGCATGCCGAGCGGCATCATCAGGAAGTCGATGTCGGAGACCCGGCTCAGCACCGAGCCGAAGAGGATCAGCGCGGGGAAGGAGAGCGCCTCGGGAATCGAGATGAGGCGCAGCCGGTGCAGGGCGGTAGCGGTCTTGATGTCCACGGGGGCACCTTCGGTGGGAGGACGGTGACGGCTTGTGAACGCAGGCACAAGCGCCACCCATTGTGGCATCGCCGCCCGCGGCGCCCGGCGGCGGGGGCGGGCCCGCGCCGCTCGCTCCGCAAGAGATACGTCCCGATTGCGTCCGGGTCCGGTACCGGATGCGTATCAGGGGCGGTTCAGGGGCCCGATCGTGCCGCGGACCCTGTCCCGCCGGCGGTCCCTGCCGCTACCGTCGCCGGGTGGCAATGTTCCGACTCCAAGGCAGCAAGACGCTCGCCGTCGACCTGACCGGCGATGCCGTCAAGGCGAAGAACGGCTCGATGGTCGCCTACGACGGCCGGATGACGTTCAAGAAGATGACCGGCGGCGGTGAGGGTCTGCGCGGCATGGTGACCCGCCGGCTGACCGGTGAGCAGATGACCGTGATGGAGGTGACCGGGCAGGGCACCTGCTTCTTCGCCGACCGCGCGAGCGAGATCAACCTGGTCTCCCTGCGCGGCGAGAAGCTGTTCGTCGAGGCGAGCAACCTGCTCTGCACCGACGCCGGGCTGCGCACCGGCACCACGTTCACCGGGCTGCGCGGCGGCGCGACGGGCAACGGCCTGTTCACCACCACGGTCGAGGGGACGGGCCAGGCGGCGATCATGTCGGACGGTTCGGCCGTGGTCCTGCGGGTCTCCGCCCAGTACCCGCTCTTCGTCGACCCGGGCGCGTACATCGCCCACCAGGGCAACCTCCAGCAGCACTTCCAGTCCGGGGTGAACTTCCGGACGCTGATGGGCGAGGGATCGGGCGAGTCCTTCCAGATCCGGTTCGAGGGCGAGGGACTCGTCTACGTCCAACCCAGCGAGCGGAACACGATCGGGGGCGATGTCTGATGCCGTTCCGCGAGATCAACTCGAAGATGGTCGAGGCGACGGTGATCCCCGGCCAGAAGATGTACAGCCAGCGCGGGGCGATGCTGGCCTACCGCGGCGAGGTGTCGTTCACGCCGAACATCCAGGGCGGCCAGGGCGGGGTGATGTCGATGATCGGCCGCCGCATGGCGAACGAGGCGACCCCGCTGATGACGGTCGAGGGCAGCGGCACGGTGATGTTCGGCCACGGCGGCCATCACATCCAGGTGATCACCCTGACCGGGGACACCCTCTATGTGGAGGCCGACCGGCTGCTCGCCTTCGACGGGACGCTCCAGCAGGGCACGATGTTCATGGGCTCGCAGGGCGGCGTGATGGGCATGGTGCGCGGCCAGGTGACCGGGCAGGGCCTGTTCACCACGACCCTCAAGGGCCATGGCGCGGTGGCGGTGATGGCGCACGGCGGGGTGATCGAACTGCCGATCACGCCAGGTCGCGACGTACATGTGGACCCGCAGGCGTACGTCGCGCACCACGGCGAGGTGCGCAACAAGCTCTCCACCGCGCTGGGCTGGCGCGACATGGTGGGACGGGGTTCCGGCGAGGCGTTCCAGCTGGAGCTCAGCGGCAGTGGTGCGGTGTACGTCCAGGCGTCGGAGGAGAAGCTGTGAGCACGCCCGTGGTCTTCGACCCCATGACGCTGCCGTCGGACGACAACGTCAACGCGTACACCTTCTGCGTGGAGCTCAAGGGGAGCCAGTGGTTCCTGCAGAAGGGCAAGATGATCGCCTACTACGGGCGGATCGAGTTCAACGGGATCGGCCACGGCCGCTTCGAGCGGCTGATCCGTACGAGCTTCCACTCGCCGCTGCACGCGAGCGACTGGGTGGTGGCCGAGGGCAGCGGCAAGATGCTGCTCGCCGACCGGGCCTTCGATGTGAACTCCTACGACCTGGACAACGGCAATCTGACGATCCGCTCCGGCAACCTGCTGGCCTACCAGCCGACGCTGGCGCTGAAGCAGTCGATCGTGCCGGGGTTCCTGACGCTGATCGGCACCGGGAAGTTCGTCGCCGCGTCCAACGGGCCGGTGGTCTTCATGGAGCCGCCGCTGCGCGTCGACCCGCAGGCACTGGTCGGCTGGGCGGACTGCCCCTCGCCGTGCCACCACTACGACCACGGCTACATGACGGGCGTGATGGGCGGGCTGCGGGCGTTCACCGGGATCGGGGGCGCGTCCGGCGAGGAGCACCAGTTCGAGTTCGTCGGCGCGGGCACGGTGCTGCTCCAGTCGACCGAGGTACTGATGGCCGAACAGCCGACGGGGGCCGTGCCGCAGCAGGCGGGCGTCCCCGGCGGTGGTCAACCTGGGTCCGCACCCCGCATGCCCGGCCAGCTGGGGGACCTCCAGCGTCGCTTCGGGTTTTGACATCCTCCTCCAGCTGAAGCAGGGGGATTCCTGGCTCAGGCCGCCTCCAGGAGCAGCGCTCCCGGAGGGCTTCCGCCGTCAGCACCAGCCGGGTTGAGACCTGCCCGGACGAGCATCACATGGGCGGAGTTCTTGTCCCGGGGGGACACGGCTCCGCACGCGGTGCACGCGTACGTTCGTTCAGAGAGGGGAAGTGCGTGCTTGGTTCTCGCACCGCACTGTG harbors:
- a CDS encoding winged helix-turn-helix domain-containing protein produces the protein MPFHLHFDESDLLRCRFALSPLGETQAAVRVLASPERQGYHLPWLRRIRDAAGGLDLGPLWLLMNERGHSPDFFCPPPQGPLTTFEEEIAGVRAVDPALAREDMVLALAGRPGALDSPAGRALLADPARTVRELADLLERAWRALIEPHWPRLRALLEADVAYHSRRLAAVGFERLLGELSPQLSWADSTLTIARTSGRHTRVLGGQGLVLMPSVFAWPNVVGGFEPPWLPAVIYPARGIGGLWTEPADSTPDTLARLLGRARADVLCALDEPAGTTALAHRLGLAPSSVSEHLSVLRASGLLTSRRYGHQVLYERTPLGIALAVPQHP
- a CDS encoding siderophore-interacting protein, producing MTIHRAVVARVRPLTTTMVRITFHGEGLAAFTSTGVGDEYVRLFLPHGPDRTDVSLPDATENGGWQTPEGRPEAPVRTYTVRAARPETGEIDIDFVLHGHGTASTWAAAARPGDVIGLNSPTGLYSPPDDLSWQVLVSDLSGLPAVGRLVENSRGHITTRAVLEVPDASCVQPLPDRPGVRATWTYGGNGHGPSRLAELVAAAVPPGTDLTGGYVWVAGQTDALRAVRRYLRRELGLPAGRFKVVGYWMPDGDSWSRRYEALPAAVRAELDGMWDQPADEPEDLAIRYEDRLSTLGL
- a CDS encoding ABC transporter ATP-binding protein/permease, with the protein product MTPAHGTLPIAGPRRTRRELVRRLGAHRGRLALALLTLLGGSAVTLATPPLLGGLVDTVADDGGRGRVTVLGVALVLVAAAGAALAYAGGRMLVVLVQGVLAALREDVFETAVHLPARTLESSDSSDVVSRVTRDVEAVSEAASEVLPDITAATFTIGLSLVGLAVLDVRLALAGLVCLPVHILATRSFLARSHPVYADIRRLESARGQSVIEAVHGAETIRTYRTQDRHLAALAAHSEQAIARQRDGVRLRNRFTGLLNAAEFLGLAAVLGTGFVLLRSGAVSVGAATAAALYFHRLFGPVGALLGSLDDIQRATAGLSRLVGVTDLGRDTGTAAGGRTGGADRPPRSPGIDVKGVSFSYDGTRHALRDVSLHVPPGTSLALVGASGSGKSTLAHLIAGLAVPDRGEIDTGGPRDGRTPSRYLVTQETHLFGGTLADNLRIARPAATDDELRLALHETGAGWALEAEPGLGTVLGASGVALDDGALQHLALARALLADPDIVVLDEATAQSGPQTRTQLRTALARVTRDRTSVIVAHRLEQARDADRILLLRRGEVAEQGTHDELLAAAGEYAALWQAYTGNRAATVPRPGPVPGPATHPIPTPTPHLKEQHS
- a CDS encoding ABC transporter ATP-binding protein/permease encodes the protein MRATRETRPAGLGPNSVTALFRVALLRDGRGRRLTLVTLAFMVHQLCEALVPVLIGVVIDRALVPSDRAALLGWLGVLGVVFVVLSLSYQRASTAMVDVYGYGEHALRQRVMTRLLDPRSLRRRPGPGEALSLVSSDTYRVAGVSWSVAQQAATVTAILTASTALLVISVPLGLGVIAGTVLVLVVMRRVSMPLEARGMTEQGAAARAGEVATDMITGLRVVIGMNARAEAARRYRVASGASRRGAVAASRSVLAYGSLSLLLSGVFLAALATASGYLALDGSITVGQLVTVLGLAQFLQGSLAHVGTFASNWIHKRASARRLGDLLDEPPLIPPVAALTETAATAVPALRWHPPEHGTPLDLRPGELLGVVPRHPGHARELSDRLGYRVPLGRGELLLDGVDAVDLGPDPVRARITAPPHHGAVFSGTLRANLTPAGEESDPAVLGAAMLDDVLERIGGDRAEVGEHGRRLSGGQRQRLLLARALHSGADLVVLDEPTTAVDPVTEQRIAAGLRGLPATTLLITSSHILLSACDRVVDLGGAAPEPNGTAR
- a CDS encoding ABC transporter ATP-binding protein, giving the protein MTITTQRTGTPVPARLEVLDASLGYGRRPVSEHLDIAIPDRSFTVIIGPNACGKSTLLRAVSRLLKPTAGKVVLDGRSIAEYGSREVARTLGLLPQTSLAPDGITVADLVSRGRHPHQKLMRQWTRQDEQAVRDAMAATSVTELSGRPVDELSGGQRQRVWVAMVLAQQTPVLLLDEPTTFLDIAHQIDLLELFTDLHRAGHTLVAVLHDLNHAARYASHLIAMRDGRVVAEGTPREVVTAALVEDVFDLPCQVVPDPVTGTPMVIPLGRQRDTR